A genomic stretch from Apium graveolens cultivar Ventura unplaced genomic scaffold, ASM990537v1 ctg1727, whole genome shotgun sequence includes:
- the LOC141700060 gene encoding uncharacterized protein LOC141700060, which produces MTCIKTILYSFLRDGEVFGDVRPQKGIRQGDPISPFLYILCVEGMTAIIRKYEECGMLHGGKIARGAPSISHFLFADDCYFFFRASVLEARIMQTILQRYEWVGETDTPGLYLGMPMCVGKNKAEVFGFLNERVGNKLKGWSNKELSKDGIRWASWEKLSASIHGGGLEVRNLKIFNIAMLAKQGWRILNKDNPLVSAIMKARYFPGTDFLNASLGSNLRNTRCSIMATQEAVKVGCRRRIRNGADIKDITVDSLIDMESGGWDYDIQRDIFNARDRELIMRVPIPIERKNES; this is translated from the exons ATGACTTGTATTAAGACGATTTTGTATAGCTTTCTGCGTGATGGTGAAGTTTTTGGAGATGTAAGACCCCAAAAGGGGATTCGACAGGGGGATCCTATATCCCCGTTTTTATATATTCTTTGTGTGGAGGGCATGACTGCTATTATAAGAAAGTATGAGGAATGTGGTATGTTGCACGGAGGCAAAATAGCTAGAGGGGCACCAAGTATTTCACATTTTCTGTTCGCAGATGATTGCTACTTCTTCTTTCGTGCATCAGTGTTGGAAGCAAGGATTATGCAGACTATTCTTCAGAGATACGAAT GGGTAGGTGAGACAGACACACCTGGACTGTATTTGGGAATGCCGATGTGTGTGGGTAAGAACAAAGCTGAGGTGTTTGGCTTTTTAAATGAGCGAGTAGGAAATAAACTTAAAGGGTGGTCGAATAAGGAACTGTCTAAAGACG GTATAAGGTGGGCGTCTTGGGAGAAGTTGAGTGCATCGATACATGGTGGTGGTCTTGAAGTGAGGAACTTAAAAATTTTTAATATTGCTATGCTAGCTAAACAGGGGTGGAGAATCTTGAATAAAGATAATCCATTAGTATCTGCAATCATGAAGGCGCGATATTTCCCTGGTACAGACTTCCTAAATGCATCTCTGGGCAGTAATCTTAGAAATACTCGGTGCAGTATTATGGCTACACAAGAGGCTGTGAAAGTGGGGTGTAGACGTAGAATTAGAAATGGTGCAGACATAAAG GACATCACAGTGGATAGTTTGATTGACATGGAGAGTGGAGGATGGGACTATGACATACAACGGGATATTTTTAATGCGAGGGATAGAGAACTTATTATGCGAGTTCCAATTCCAATTGAGCGGAAGAACGAATCCTGA